The following proteins are encoded in a genomic region of Micromonospora olivasterospora:
- a CDS encoding D-alanine--D-alanine ligase family protein, producing MAVLFGGRSGEHDVSRRSAESILTHLDRDTYDVTEVLIERDGQWRVNGDRATFAQALRTLGDQDVVFPALHGPYGEDGTVQSMLEWLGVAFVGNGVFTGAAGMDKPVTKKLLAADGLRVAAGVTLRPHEELSSRDQERLGLPVFVKPARAGSSLGVSKVERWAHLPAALRLARESDAKVLVERAVRGREIDVGVLQHPDGRVEAGPPLEIQVATASFFDYDAKYDDGAVFHIPAQLDPGTTGWAGDSRELVINEVNTFPGFTAASQYPQIWQRAGIGFSALLDILIEGALRPRLAVFPSPAAC from the coding sequence TTGGCGGTGCTGTTCGGTGGGCGCAGCGGGGAACACGACGTCTCCCGCCGCTCGGCGGAAAGCATCCTGACCCATCTCGACCGCGACACGTACGACGTGACCGAGGTGCTGATCGAGCGGGACGGCCAGTGGCGGGTGAACGGCGACCGGGCCACGTTCGCGCAGGCGCTGCGGACCCTCGGCGACCAGGACGTGGTGTTCCCGGCGCTGCACGGCCCGTACGGTGAGGACGGCACCGTCCAGTCGATGCTGGAGTGGCTCGGCGTCGCGTTCGTCGGGAACGGTGTCTTCACCGGCGCCGCGGGAATGGACAAGCCGGTCACGAAGAAGCTCCTCGCCGCCGACGGCCTGCGCGTGGCCGCCGGGGTGACGCTGCGCCCCCACGAGGAGCTGTCGTCGCGGGATCAGGAGCGACTGGGACTGCCGGTCTTCGTCAAACCGGCCCGGGCCGGCTCCAGCCTGGGCGTCTCCAAGGTCGAACGATGGGCGCACCTGCCCGCCGCCCTGCGGCTCGCGCGCGAGAGCGACGCGAAGGTTCTCGTCGAACGCGCCGTGCGCGGGCGCGAGATCGACGTCGGCGTCCTCCAGCACCCCGACGGTCGCGTCGAGGCCGGGCCGCCGCTGGAGATACAGGTGGCGACCGCCTCCTTCTTCGACTACGACGCCAAGTACGACGACGGCGCCGTCTTCCACATTCCGGCCCAGCTCGACCCCGGCACCACCGGGTGGGCCGGAGACTCCCGGGAGCTGGTGATCAACGAGGTCAACACCTTCCCCGGATTCACCGCCGCCTCCCAGTACCCGCAGATCTGGCAGCGGGCCGGGATCGGCTTCTCGGCGCTGCTGGACATCCTGATCGAGGGCGCGCTGCGGCCGCGCCTCGCCGTCTTTCCCTCTCCGGCGGCCTGCTGA
- a CDS encoding thioesterase II family protein — translation MELILPGIRADFALSERYAYRAESPLELPVHVLLGDGDEHVDLDRAAGWALECATPPQRHVFAGGHFFLTDHQSEILDPMRRIVASHTAVA, via the coding sequence ATGGAGCTCATCCTGCCGGGTATCCGGGCCGACTTCGCCCTGTCCGAGCGGTACGCCTACCGGGCCGAGTCGCCGCTGGAGCTGCCGGTGCATGTGCTGCTCGGCGACGGGGACGAGCACGTGGACCTGGACCGGGCGGCCGGGTGGGCGCTGGAATGCGCGACCCCGCCACAGCGACACGTGTTCGCCGGTGGGCATTTCTTCCTGACTGACCACCAGTCGGAAATCTTGGACCCTATGCGCCGTATCGTCGCCAGCCACACCGCTGTGGCGTAA
- a CDS encoding class I SAM-dependent methyltransferase, which translates to MVAGRRMIDVASGSGLVAIAAARAGASEVTANDIDPYALAAVAMNATANAVTLAVDEGDLLDGDGGVADVILAGDAFYDPEMAARMLGFLHRAADRGARVLVGDPGRGHLPHRWLQVLTSYQVGGLGAAEDAELTEVSVLGPVG; encoded by the coding sequence GTGGTGGCCGGCCGGCGGATGATCGACGTAGCGTCCGGCTCCGGTCTGGTGGCCATCGCCGCAGCCAGGGCGGGCGCCTCCGAGGTGACCGCCAACGACATCGACCCGTATGCGCTGGCGGCCGTCGCGATGAACGCCACGGCCAACGCGGTCACGCTGGCGGTGGACGAAGGTGATCTGCTCGATGGTGATGGCGGCGTCGCCGACGTGATCCTCGCCGGCGACGCCTTCTACGACCCCGAGATGGCCGCGCGGATGCTGGGGTTCCTGCACCGCGCCGCCGACCGCGGCGCGCGTGTCCTCGTCGGTGATCCCGGCCGCGGGCACCTGCCCCACCGATGGCTGCAGGTACTGACCAGCTATCAGGTAGGCGGCTTGGGCGCCGCCGAGGACGCCGAACTCACCGAGGTCTCGGTGCTCGGCCCCGTCGGGTAG
- a CDS encoding M15 family metallopeptidase, with the protein MDSANACYTGSPDITPQARTNRDVLARALSSAGMVNYPTEWWHWSFGDRYWALSTGATRTRYGTVELP; encoded by the coding sequence GTGGACAGCGCCAACGCCTGCTACACCGGGTCACCCGACATCACCCCGCAGGCCCGCACCAACCGCGACGTCCTCGCCCGGGCGCTCTCGTCCGCCGGCATGGTCAACTACCCGACCGAATGGTGGCACTGGTCGTTCGGCGACCGCTACTGGGCGCTGAGCACCGGAGCCACCCGGACCCGGTACGGGACGGTAGAGCTCCCGTGA
- a CDS encoding class I SAM-dependent methyltransferase: protein MNMARVRQAYAAVAELYIGLFGTSQQVHADDLAFIGRHLAGRPGTVLDLGCGPGHITDHLRSLGVDATGIDMVPEFIAHAQAAHPGGRYQLGSMETLAVADHSIAGILAWYSLIHLPPQDLDGVLAEFRRAMVPAGTLVLGLFDGDEVAAFDHKVVTAYRWPLDEFSERLTRAGFAEVERLQRPSDGTHRPHAAVAAVATGG from the coding sequence GTGAACATGGCGCGGGTCCGGCAGGCGTATGCGGCCGTCGCAGAGCTCTACATCGGGCTGTTCGGTACCAGCCAGCAGGTACACGCCGACGACCTCGCCTTCATCGGGCGGCACCTGGCGGGCCGACCTGGCACGGTACTCGACCTGGGTTGCGGGCCCGGCCACATCACCGATCACCTTCGATCGCTGGGCGTCGACGCCACAGGAATCGACATGGTTCCCGAGTTCATCGCCCACGCGCAGGCGGCCCACCCGGGCGGCAGGTACCAACTCGGGTCGATGGAAACTCTCGCCGTCGCCGACCACTCCATCGCCGGCATCCTGGCCTGGTACTCGTTGATCCACCTACCGCCGCAAGATCTCGACGGCGTGCTCGCCGAGTTCCGGCGAGCAATGGTCCCGGCCGGAACGTTGGTGCTCGGCCTCTTCGACGGTGACGAGGTCGCGGCCTTCGACCACAAGGTCGTGACCGCCTATCGCTGGCCCCTCGACGAGTTCTCGGAGCGACTGACGCGAGCTGGCTTCGCGGAGGTTGAGCGCCTGCAGCGGCCCAGCGACGGCACTCATCGGCCACACGCCGCTGTCGCAGCAGTCGCGACCGGAGGGTGA